A single window of Rubripirellula lacrimiformis DNA harbors:
- a CDS encoding PepSY domain-containing protein: MNTSILYSFAAAALIPVGITSAIGRSTSDKPISMIQIVQQLETNGYGPFSELSMDDGNWEIEVYKDGQKRELHVDPRTAKVIADRMDD; the protein is encoded by the coding sequence ATGAACACGTCCATTCTATACTCGTTCGCTGCTGCGGCACTGATCCCCGTCGGCATCACTTCTGCAATTGGGCGAAGCACCAGCGACAAGCCGATTTCGATGATCCAAATCGTGCAGCAACTGGAAACCAATGGTTATGGTCCGTTTTCGGAACTGTCGATGGACGACGGCAATTGGGAAATCGAAGTCTACAAGGACGGCCAGAAACGTGAATTGCACGTCGATCCCAGAACCGCCAAAGTCATCGCCGATCGCATGGACGATTGA
- a CDS encoding alpha/beta hydrolase translates to MLKTHHLLLLLLSVTVLLAAEATAEGPPVVENWSVLDDGNPSGPSWIDWSDPGLMLVHHLNALTRDCLATREAEIDELKTAEDWQQRQAKVRETLDQILGPWPARSPLRPRVTGVLHRDGYRVEKIVFESMPNFFVTGALFVPEGHSVPEGHSGRGPAILDVIGHSGQAFRRDIYQNVILNLVQKGFVVFTIDPLGQGERLQYFDSQQGKSIVGSATKEHSHVGVQCFLTGQSLARYFTWDGIRAIDYLLTRPEVDPNRIGATGLSGGGTQSSYVGAVDQRVLAAAPTGFITSTSRLLGSIGPQDAEQVFYHGPLLGIDHADLLEVRAPRPTLQVTTTRDFFSIQGARETADEVRQVFETLGYPQHFNQIEDDYEHGFTQPNNEATYAFFQRSLDLPGSDKEHAYPFLTQQQLRVTETGQVSTSFQSETVFSLNLQEAKPLLKKLQDDRQALSQHLPQAVLAAEQLSGYRKPEQRPAPVFRGQYQRDGYRVEKWGLHGEGQTIIPTLVFVPDTSTTPATRWPAIVYAHEKGKAADAVVGGTIEALVRSGHVVAAPDLLGYGETSYKFTQGHAPVQPFFNALMSGRSVAGINAGDAVRVLKFLQDRDDVKPDDIGAVARGDVGPAMLLAAALEQEFQWLVLADSLLDYQSVISHPHYDVNANSLVAGALTAYDLPDLLASLAPRRVALSQPRTHMRIPATKEQINSSLGFVKQHAKNQFRIETQDIETQDIDLKTLVQWCVQP, encoded by the coding sequence ATGCTCAAGACACATCATCTGCTACTGTTGCTGCTGTCTGTCACTGTACTGTTGGCTGCGGAGGCGACTGCGGAGGGCCCTCCCGTTGTAGAGAACTGGTCCGTCCTGGACGACGGCAACCCCAGCGGCCCCAGCTGGATCGATTGGAGCGACCCAGGTTTGATGCTGGTGCATCATCTGAATGCACTGACCCGCGACTGCCTGGCGACGCGTGAAGCTGAGATCGACGAATTGAAGACCGCCGAAGACTGGCAACAACGGCAGGCCAAGGTCCGCGAAACACTCGATCAAATCCTTGGCCCTTGGCCCGCGCGATCCCCCCTGCGTCCACGCGTCACCGGAGTCCTGCACCGGGATGGCTACCGCGTGGAGAAGATCGTTTTCGAATCGATGCCAAACTTCTTCGTGACGGGGGCGCTCTTTGTCCCCGAGGGACACTCCGTACCCGAGGGACACTCCGGTCGTGGTCCAGCGATCCTGGATGTGATTGGACATTCGGGCCAGGCGTTCCGTCGAGACATTTACCAAAACGTGATTCTGAATCTCGTCCAGAAAGGGTTCGTGGTGTTCACCATCGACCCGCTCGGACAGGGTGAACGATTGCAGTACTTTGATTCCCAGCAAGGAAAGTCGATCGTCGGTTCCGCGACCAAAGAACACTCCCATGTCGGGGTCCAGTGTTTTCTGACCGGACAATCCTTGGCCCGTTACTTCACATGGGATGGGATTCGAGCGATTGATTATTTGTTGACCCGCCCCGAGGTCGATCCCAATCGAATCGGCGCGACAGGTCTGTCGGGCGGGGGCACACAGAGCAGCTACGTCGGTGCAGTCGACCAACGTGTCCTCGCCGCGGCACCCACCGGATTTATCACCAGCACCAGTCGGCTGCTGGGGTCCATCGGCCCCCAGGACGCGGAACAGGTTTTTTATCATGGGCCGCTGCTGGGCATCGACCATGCGGATCTGCTGGAAGTGCGAGCGCCCCGACCCACCCTTCAGGTGACGACCACGCGGGATTTCTTCAGCATCCAAGGCGCGCGGGAAACGGCAGACGAAGTGCGCCAGGTGTTTGAAACCCTCGGTTACCCCCAGCATTTCAACCAGATCGAAGACGACTACGAACACGGCTTCACTCAACCGAACAACGAAGCCACGTATGCGTTCTTTCAAAGGTCCTTGGATCTGCCTGGTAGCGACAAGGAACATGCCTACCCGTTTCTGACGCAGCAGCAGCTGAGAGTGACGGAGACGGGACAAGTTTCGACGTCGTTTCAGAGCGAGACCGTATTCAGCCTGAACCTGCAGGAGGCCAAGCCGCTGCTGAAGAAACTGCAGGATGACCGTCAAGCTTTGTCCCAGCACCTCCCGCAAGCCGTGCTAGCAGCGGAACAATTGTCCGGCTACCGAAAGCCCGAACAGAGGCCGGCCCCCGTGTTTCGTGGACAGTACCAACGGGATGGCTACCGAGTCGAAAAATGGGGATTGCACGGCGAAGGTCAGACGATCATCCCGACGCTGGTGTTTGTTCCGGACACCTCCACCACACCGGCGACGAGGTGGCCGGCGATTGTCTATGCACACGAAAAGGGCAAGGCCGCCGATGCGGTCGTGGGCGGAACGATCGAAGCTTTGGTACGAAGCGGTCACGTCGTCGCGGCACCAGACCTGCTGGGCTATGGCGAAACGAGCTACAAGTTCACGCAGGGGCACGCGCCAGTCCAACCGTTCTTCAACGCCCTGATGTCCGGGCGGAGCGTGGCGGGGATCAACGCCGGGGATGCAGTCCGAGTGTTGAAGTTCTTGCAAGATCGAGACGATGTGAAGCCGGACGACATTGGGGCCGTCGCCCGCGGCGACGTGGGGCCAGCGATGCTGCTTGCGGCGGCGTTGGAACAAGAGTTCCAGTGGCTGGTGCTGGCGGATTCCCTGCTGGATTACCAGAGCGTTATCAGCCACCCGCATTACGACGTGAACGCCAACTCGCTGGTAGCCGGGGCGCTGACCGCCTACGACCTGCCCGATTTGCTGGCCAGTCTAGCGCCTCGACGTGTTGCTCTATCCCAGCCCAGGACCCACATGCGAATCCCAGCGACGAAAGAACAAATTAATTCATCGCTCGGCTTTGTGAAGCAGCATGCCAAGAATCAATTTCGAATCGAGACCCAGGACATCGAGACCCAGGACATCGATCTCAAGACGCTCGTTCAGTGGTGCGTGCAACCCTAA
- a CDS encoding nucleoside hydrolase yields the protein MWLRSLLLFAIGLLPGAVAQSVQASDELPIPLIFDTDIDTDCDDVGTVACLHALADGGEIEILATTVSSNYEHSAPCLDALNQYYGRGTLPLGVPNREGASVNRGSRYASQIASQFPSRFKTNADAPAAVDVLRRALAAAADHSVRIVTVGYLTNAADLLQSGPDPISPLSGRELIQQKVERLVVMGGRYPEHLDPNVYGNFKPDPDSAVRVANEWPSVIYFSGDGEKMGTGSQRTQLPSSHPLRVAYDLFLGDKLTRPSWDQTTLLFAVRPDAAYWKVTQQGGNHIFPNGTNRWVDDAPDDHRLVQVIESQREALTAEIDRLMLHPSGPPPRSEESR from the coding sequence ATGTGGCTTCGTTCCCTTCTGTTGTTCGCCATCGGATTGCTGCCAGGCGCAGTGGCCCAATCCGTTCAGGCCTCCGACGAGTTACCGATCCCTTTGATTTTCGACACCGACATCGACACGGATTGCGACGACGTGGGCACAGTGGCCTGCCTGCACGCGCTCGCCGACGGCGGCGAGATCGAAATCCTGGCAACGACCGTCAGTTCCAATTACGAACATTCGGCACCCTGCTTGGATGCGTTGAACCAATACTATGGTCGCGGCACGTTGCCGCTTGGTGTTCCCAATCGCGAGGGTGCGAGCGTCAACCGAGGGTCACGGTATGCATCTCAGATTGCCAGCCAGTTCCCCTCTCGCTTTAAAACCAATGCGGACGCCCCCGCCGCCGTTGACGTGCTGCGCCGCGCACTCGCTGCGGCAGCCGATCACTCGGTGCGGATCGTGACGGTCGGCTATCTGACCAATGCGGCGGACCTGTTGCAATCCGGTCCCGATCCCATCAGCCCGCTGTCGGGACGGGAACTGATCCAACAGAAAGTGGAGCGACTGGTGGTGATGGGCGGCCGGTATCCGGAGCACCTTGATCCCAATGTATACGGGAACTTCAAACCCGATCCCGATTCAGCCGTCCGCGTCGCTAACGAATGGCCTAGCGTGATTTACTTCAGTGGCGATGGCGAAAAAATGGGAACGGGAAGTCAGCGGACACAGTTGCCCTCGTCCCACCCGCTGCGAGTGGCCTACGACTTGTTTTTGGGCGACAAACTGACCCGCCCCAGTTGGGATCAAACCACATTGTTGTTTGCCGTTCGACCGGATGCCGCGTACTGGAAAGTAACCCAACAGGGCGGCAACCACATCTTTCCAAATGGAACCAACCGCTGGGTCGATGATGCCCCAGATGACCATCGCTTGGTGCAAGTCATCGAGAGTCAACGTGAAGCCCTAACGGCCGAAATTGATCGTTTGATGTTGCACCCCAGCGGCCCGCCACCCCGTTCAGAGGAGTCCAGGTAA
- a CDS encoding glycoside hydrolase family 16 protein, with product MFDFRSKVSVHLSSLILVAMGGLLAEDLNAQSVVIQGDPVAATAGEAVSVTVQYQAKVDGLIQLQLFDTDWKRAVEATEKVSAGDGTKTFDLTVPAGTTAGDGYLWQALLYDAGWKKQAEVVRQGVAVAAGKTSGTQPAMPATDAKTSTPKPKVSSAPVAADPTGKIRGEVTSDQASQWVPAGDWELDWADEFSGKGMPDKWFPLLGYNPPEFQANTSKGIRWSGSTEESAWMYSTKTGNHVLDGKGNLVLRIVADKTDTNEHGPKVNSAYLLTGYPEVWDSSEPNNAKWGGKFVSAKDGPLYICANVRTDQVVGYSTWFAFWLFTETRAYNGKPADGAEVDIVEIVKGQPPYMSQVFNVANHWSKSGGSESKQFNAASRPRPESYVDVNDGEFHQYGLEWSTDSMKCYVDGKLYYTFTENIPTDPVDMMVLLTLEFQPNSWDPNQGDGRTEGPFVSDTPKQREMSRAIVDYVRVFKKK from the coding sequence ATGTTCGACTTTCGATCCAAGGTTTCTGTCCATCTGTCGAGTTTGATTCTTGTTGCGATGGGGGGACTGCTTGCTGAGGATCTGAATGCGCAATCGGTTGTCATTCAGGGTGATCCTGTCGCGGCGACGGCGGGTGAGGCCGTGTCGGTTACGGTCCAGTATCAGGCCAAGGTCGACGGGTTGATCCAACTGCAGCTCTTTGACACCGATTGGAAACGTGCGGTCGAGGCGACCGAAAAGGTTTCAGCGGGCGATGGGACCAAGACTTTTGATTTGACGGTTCCCGCGGGCACTACGGCCGGAGATGGTTATCTGTGGCAGGCGTTGTTGTACGATGCGGGATGGAAAAAACAGGCCGAGGTGGTGCGGCAGGGCGTGGCGGTCGCCGCCGGCAAAACGTCGGGAACCCAACCAGCGATGCCCGCGACCGATGCGAAGACATCCACGCCCAAACCGAAGGTGAGCTCCGCGCCCGTCGCGGCTGATCCCACCGGGAAGATCCGAGGGGAGGTCACCTCGGATCAGGCATCGCAGTGGGTGCCAGCCGGAGATTGGGAACTGGATTGGGCGGACGAATTTTCGGGGAAGGGGATGCCCGACAAATGGTTTCCGTTGCTGGGGTACAACCCACCGGAGTTCCAGGCGAACACGAGCAAGGGGATCCGTTGGAGCGGCAGTACCGAAGAATCCGCGTGGATGTACAGCACCAAAACTGGCAACCACGTTCTGGACGGAAAGGGCAACTTGGTGCTGCGAATTGTGGCCGACAAGACAGACACGAACGAACATGGGCCGAAAGTCAATTCAGCTTACTTGTTGACGGGCTATCCCGAGGTCTGGGACAGTTCGGAACCAAACAATGCCAAGTGGGGTGGCAAGTTCGTCAGCGCCAAAGATGGTCCGCTTTATATCTGTGCCAATGTCCGCACCGACCAGGTGGTCGGCTATTCAACCTGGTTCGCTTTCTGGTTGTTCACGGAGACTCGCGCCTACAACGGCAAACCGGCGGATGGAGCCGAGGTCGACATTGTCGAGATCGTCAAAGGCCAACCGCCCTACATGTCGCAGGTATTCAACGTCGCCAATCACTGGAGCAAAAGTGGCGGTTCGGAGTCCAAGCAGTTTAATGCTGCGTCACGTCCGCGGCCGGAATCCTATGTCGACGTGAACGATGGTGAGTTCCATCAGTATGGGTTGGAGTGGTCGACGGATTCGATGAAATGTTACGTGGACGGAAAGTTGTATTACACGTTCACCGAGAATATTCCCACCGATCCGGTCGACATGATGGTGTTGTTGACGTTGGAGTTTCAGCCAAATTCGTGGGATCCCAATCAAGGGGATGGCAGAACAGAGGGGCCGTTTGTATCGGACACGCCGAAGCAACGGGAAATGTCACGCGCGATCGTGGACTACGTACGAGTGTTCAAAAAGAAGTGA
- a CDS encoding HdeD family acid-resistance protein, with translation MSETTTPPATSPSDTPILNVIAANWWALLLRGILLIIIGLYALLNPGLTLLTWAFVVGCFLIADGILAILAGVAGWTQSRTWTILRGVLAIIAGAFAAGHPALFGAIAAMTVVLVIAGLSVVSGVLEIIVAIRERKAIEGEGWMILDGVFSVLFGVALALVPLLSASLLIRISGGFAILFGVVAIYCSIRIRSLKSN, from the coding sequence ATGTCAGAAACCACCACGCCACCCGCCACGTCGCCAAGCGACACTCCCATCCTGAACGTCATTGCGGCCAATTGGTGGGCCCTGCTGCTGCGGGGCATCCTGCTGATCATCATCGGCCTGTACGCATTGCTAAACCCTGGACTAACACTGCTGACTTGGGCATTCGTCGTCGGCTGTTTCTTGATCGCGGACGGCATCCTGGCGATTCTAGCGGGCGTTGCTGGCTGGACGCAGTCGCGCACCTGGACGATCCTGCGAGGCGTGCTGGCGATCATTGCCGGAGCATTCGCGGCCGGACACCCCGCCCTGTTTGGGGCGATCGCGGCGATGACGGTCGTCTTGGTGATCGCCGGACTATCCGTCGTCAGTGGCGTGTTGGAGATCATCGTTGCGATTCGCGAACGCAAAGCGATCGAAGGCGAGGGGTGGATGATCCTGGATGGCGTCTTCTCGGTCCTGTTCGGTGTCGCGCTGGCGCTCGTGCCGCTGCTGTCGGCCAGCCTGCTGATTCGCATCAGTGGCGGTTTCGCCATCCTGTTTGGCGTCGTCGCCATCTACTGCTCGATTCGAATCCGTTCACTCAAAAGCAACTGA
- a CDS encoding IS4 family transposase, whose amino-acid sequence MCPGWIEEETRTLDLGDKRRSKRFRRILEQFDQVAPSTPAACGEVADLTATYRLFNTPSVNWMAILQPHNQATMERSAKYDVVVLAQDTTVCDLTKPSRQVVGAGPLEDVKKRGFFLHPLYAVTLDGLVLGCVDQLIWTRDSIRQNVGKAQRDREIRTMAFEEKESARWLELMQSGEQIALANPQTHYIGVSDSESDIYELLIQNNDLAENYDFVIRGCQDRRVYLGSAEQPKVLSEAIAEVPFSHEFEVSVSPRKSLISGESRKRRSNRDGRTATISVRAKTVQVHGPQRPGGKVARVELQVVEAVELDPPVGCEPIHWVLFTSLAVTSLAQIELVLSAYCRRWDIEVFFKTLKSGMRIEKLKYQSIDAYLNAVAALMITAFRVEQLKSASRVTPEASCGAIYDATFWQAVMTVVEGGVLHSDTPPTLKDFCRVIAKLGGYVDQHGQGPPGSTTIWRGLLKAHAYHEAYLAIKGLK is encoded by the coding sequence ATGTGTCCAGGATGGATTGAGGAAGAGACTCGGACTTTGGACCTGGGTGACAAGCGTCGAAGTAAACGCTTCAGGCGAATTCTTGAGCAGTTCGATCAGGTAGCGCCCTCGACACCGGCGGCGTGCGGAGAAGTTGCAGACCTCACTGCCACTTACCGGCTTTTCAACACCCCCAGTGTGAACTGGATGGCAATTCTGCAGCCCCATAATCAAGCCACGATGGAGCGGTCAGCCAAGTACGATGTCGTCGTGCTGGCACAGGACACCACCGTTTGCGATCTCACCAAACCTTCGCGTCAAGTCGTCGGTGCCGGGCCTCTGGAGGACGTAAAAAAGCGGGGATTCTTTCTGCATCCGCTTTATGCCGTCACTCTCGATGGTCTCGTCTTGGGTTGCGTTGACCAACTTATCTGGACACGTGACTCGATTCGCCAAAACGTGGGCAAAGCTCAACGCGATCGCGAGATCAGGACCATGGCGTTTGAAGAAAAGGAAAGCGCTCGTTGGCTTGAACTGATGCAAAGCGGCGAACAGATCGCTCTGGCAAACCCTCAAACTCATTACATCGGCGTCTCGGACAGCGAATCAGACATCTACGAGTTGCTCATCCAGAACAATGATCTGGCCGAAAACTATGATTTCGTTATCCGCGGATGTCAGGATCGGCGAGTCTATCTTGGCTCTGCTGAACAACCCAAGGTGCTGAGCGAGGCGATTGCCGAAGTCCCTTTTTCGCACGAATTTGAAGTCAGTGTTTCGCCACGAAAGTCGTTAATTAGCGGTGAAAGCCGCAAACGCCGAAGCAACCGCGACGGCCGCACGGCAACGATCTCGGTTCGTGCGAAGACGGTTCAAGTGCATGGCCCGCAGCGTCCCGGCGGAAAGGTTGCTCGCGTGGAGCTTCAAGTTGTCGAAGCGGTTGAGCTTGATCCTCCGGTGGGGTGCGAGCCGATCCACTGGGTACTCTTTACTTCACTCGCGGTGACCAGTTTGGCTCAGATCGAGCTAGTTTTATCAGCATACTGCAGGCGCTGGGACATCGAGGTTTTTTTCAAGACGCTCAAGAGCGGGATGAGGATAGAGAAGCTGAAGTATCAAAGTATTGACGCATATTTGAACGCTGTGGCCGCCTTGATGATCACGGCATTCCGAGTCGAGCAACTTAAAAGCGCTTCGCGTGTCACTCCGGAGGCAAGCTGCGGGGCGATCTACGATGCGACGTTTTGGCAAGCGGTGATGACGGTCGTTGAAGGCGGTGTTTTGCACAGCGATACCCCACCGACGCTGAAAGATTTTTGTCGAGTGATTGCCAAACTAGGTGGCTACGTAGACCAACACGGGCAAGGACCTCCAGGCTCGACGACCATCTGGCGTGGTCTGCTCAAAGCCCATGCCTACCACGAAGCCTATTTGGCAATCAAAGGCTTAAAATAG
- a CDS encoding sulfatase-like hydrolase/transferase, whose translation MKSSSLALAIVGLLVSIAPAQDAPRFDRTVRGKENFEAAIPRPDQDQVAAEKLAAHIAKTGKRPNILWMIVDDMGYGDPGCYGGGGAIGAATPNMDRLARDGLKLTSCYSQQTCTPTRSAILTGRLPMRTGLTRPILAGDKLTKNPWADERSLPALLSDAGYHTLLTGKWHVGEPKGMRPHDIGFDEFYGFYPAQKEITQGKDARRYPDLVNDPQLIRAFEAIKPDDHLQHGFKGGRTETLEQIKTTEDMGRAEKKLADFTIQRIGELAQQDKPFFIEHCFMKVHCDNFPNPDLGPLSAAKYFYKEAVAEVDLHTGEIVKALDDAGVLEDTMIFFTSDNGPQMDGWPDAGYTPFRGAKGTTFEGGVRVPGIAYWKGMISPGRESDGLFDLMDLFGVALNLAGVSTDTLAQDKYYDFVDQTSFLLADDGESAREAVYFWWGSTLMACRMREYKLHTKVILPESTHMDIDYSTLQTAGLAGWYFNLYVDPKESMPVGHRRNAWLASVLGKLKAHGATFKKYPPKDIGL comes from the coding sequence ATGAAATCGTCCTCCCTCGCGCTCGCGATCGTTGGCTTGCTGGTCTCGATCGCGCCGGCTCAGGATGCACCGAGATTCGATCGCACCGTCCGAGGCAAAGAGAACTTCGAAGCTGCGATCCCACGGCCGGACCAAGACCAGGTCGCTGCCGAAAAACTCGCTGCACACATCGCGAAGACGGGCAAACGTCCTAACATCCTTTGGATGATCGTCGACGACATGGGTTATGGCGATCCGGGCTGCTATGGCGGCGGTGGTGCGATTGGTGCCGCCACACCCAACATGGACCGATTGGCAAGGGATGGCCTGAAACTGACCTCGTGCTATTCGCAACAAACCTGCACCCCCACGCGTTCGGCGATCCTGACCGGACGTCTGCCGATGCGAACGGGATTGACCCGCCCGATCCTGGCGGGCGACAAGCTGACAAAAAACCCATGGGCCGACGAAAGATCACTTCCCGCGTTGCTCAGCGACGCTGGCTACCACACCCTGCTGACTGGAAAGTGGCACGTTGGCGAGCCCAAGGGAATGCGGCCTCACGACATTGGATTTGACGAATTCTACGGTTTCTATCCCGCTCAGAAGGAAATCACCCAAGGCAAAGATGCACGACGCTATCCCGATCTGGTGAACGACCCCCAGCTGATCCGCGCGTTCGAAGCGATCAAGCCTGACGATCATCTGCAGCATGGCTTCAAAGGCGGACGAACCGAAACGCTGGAACAGATCAAGACGACCGAAGACATGGGGCGAGCCGAAAAGAAGCTGGCGGACTTCACGATCCAACGCATCGGTGAACTGGCCCAACAAGACAAGCCGTTCTTCATCGAACATTGCTTCATGAAGGTCCACTGCGACAACTTCCCCAATCCCGACTTGGGACCGCTAAGCGCCGCGAAGTACTTCTACAAAGAAGCCGTCGCCGAAGTCGACTTGCATACCGGTGAAATCGTCAAGGCTCTGGACGATGCCGGCGTGCTGGAAGACACGATGATCTTCTTCACGTCGGACAATGGTCCGCAGATGGATGGATGGCCCGACGCAGGTTACACGCCATTTCGCGGAGCCAAGGGAACCACTTTCGAAGGTGGCGTTCGTGTCCCGGGCATCGCTTACTGGAAAGGCATGATATCGCCAGGGCGAGAGAGCGATGGACTATTCGATCTGATGGACCTGTTTGGCGTGGCGTTGAACCTCGCTGGCGTCTCTACCGATACGCTGGCCCAGGACAAGTATTACGATTTCGTCGATCAAACCTCTTTCCTGCTCGCCGACGATGGCGAATCAGCTCGCGAAGCGGTTTACTTCTGGTGGGGCAGCACCCTGATGGCCTGCCGGATGCGAGAATACAAGCTGCACACAAAAGTGATCCTTCCTGAATCGACGCACATGGACATCGACTATTCAACGCTGCAAACGGCGGGGCTGGCAGGTTGGTATTTCAACCTGTACGTCGACCCGAAAGAGTCGATGCCGGTCGGCCATCGCCGCAACGCCTGGCTGGCCAGCGTGCTAGGGAAACTCAAAGCCCACGGTGCGACGTTCAAGAAGTACCCGCCCAAAGACATCGGCCTCTAG
- a CDS encoding sulfatase-like hydrolase/transferase, giving the protein MPDTSPLVAQSQPSDGSVLPFPPQPMAGITKARMQDSTMQWPEQPQRLPKDAPNVLVVLIDDVGFGISETFGGEVHTPTMTRLADQGLRYNCFHTTSICSPTRAALLTGRNHTRVSSGTIAERAVAFDGYTGVIPKSAATFAEVLKQYGYHTSAFGKWHNTPATETTAIGPKDRWPNGYGFEHFYGFLAGETSQWEPRLVENYNTIEPPHDDKYHLTEDLVDQALVWLDDRQAFAPDKPFLMYWAPGAVHGPHHIFSQWADKYKGKFDDGWDAYRDRVHKRQLKMGIIPPGTKLTPRDETMAAWDDIPAAQRDFQRRGMEIFAGFAEHTDTQVGRLVDGLEQRGLRDNTLIFYIWGDNGSSSEGQQGSISELLAQNGIPNTVEQQIAALDKIGGLDALGSPKTDNIYHAGWAWAGSTPFKATKLVASHFGGTRNPMVVSWPKGIQPDAKIRDQFHHVIDIAPTIYEILDITPPNVVNGQQQIKIDGTSLAYTFAGGDADTKKDVQFFDNNGSRAIYKDGWMACAFGPFIPWNTPASTPRIANWDSATDPWELYHVAEDFSQASDLAAQYPDKLADLKQEFQQLAKDNQDYPIGAGLWLRLHPEDRIKTSYTSWKLNANTRRMPEFTAPGIGRQSNTVTIELDAPAKANGVLYALGGSGGGVTLYIEDGHLVYLYNMFIIEQYQSRSADPLAAGKHTIEVVTEIDAPGKSGVATIKVDGKQVGQAKLARTVPAAFSASETFDVGVDLGSTVSLRYYEQRPFPFDGTINSLKVELK; this is encoded by the coding sequence TTGCCTGACACCAGCCCCCTGGTTGCTCAGTCGCAACCCAGCGACGGATCCGTGTTGCCTTTCCCACCGCAGCCGATGGCTGGGATCACCAAGGCTCGCATGCAAGATTCCACCATGCAGTGGCCCGAGCAACCGCAGCGGTTGCCCAAGGATGCGCCAAACGTGCTGGTCGTACTGATTGACGACGTTGGGTTTGGGATTTCGGAAACCTTCGGGGGCGAAGTTCATACGCCGACCATGACTCGGTTGGCCGACCAAGGTCTGCGTTACAACTGTTTCCACACCACTTCGATTTGCTCCCCCACGCGTGCTGCTCTGCTAACAGGGCGAAATCATACCCGGGTCAGTTCAGGGACGATCGCCGAGCGTGCAGTCGCCTTTGATGGGTACACGGGAGTCATCCCCAAGAGCGCAGCCACGTTTGCGGAAGTCCTGAAACAATACGGCTATCACACTTCCGCGTTTGGAAAGTGGCACAACACACCGGCGACCGAGACGACTGCGATCGGGCCCAAAGACCGATGGCCCAATGGTTACGGATTCGAGCATTTCTATGGGTTCCTGGCAGGCGAAACATCCCAATGGGAACCGCGTCTGGTCGAAAACTACAACACCATCGAACCGCCACACGATGACAAATATCATCTGACCGAAGACCTGGTCGACCAAGCTTTGGTTTGGCTGGATGATCGCCAGGCGTTCGCACCAGACAAGCCCTTTTTGATGTACTGGGCCCCCGGGGCTGTTCACGGCCCTCACCACATCTTTTCCCAGTGGGCCGACAAGTACAAAGGGAAATTCGACGATGGCTGGGATGCCTATCGGGATCGGGTACACAAACGCCAGCTGAAAATGGGCATCATCCCGCCGGGAACCAAGCTGACCCCACGCGACGAAACGATGGCCGCGTGGGACGATATCCCTGCGGCGCAGCGTGACTTCCAGCGCCGTGGCATGGAGATCTTTGCCGGGTTCGCCGAACATACCGATACCCAGGTCGGCCGTTTGGTCGACGGACTAGAACAACGCGGGCTGCGAGACAATACGCTGATCTTCTATATCTGGGGCGACAACGGTTCCAGTTCCGAAGGTCAACAGGGATCGATCAGCGAACTGCTGGCCCAGAACGGTATCCCCAATACCGTCGAGCAACAGATCGCGGCGCTCGACAAGATCGGTGGACTCGATGCATTAGGTTCGCCCAAAACCGACAACATCTATCACGCTGGTTGGGCTTGGGCGGGCAGCACTCCGTTTAAAGCCACCAAACTGGTCGCATCGCATTTCGGTGGCACCCGCAATCCGATGGTTGTCAGTTGGCCCAAGGGGATCCAGCCGGACGCCAAGATTCGCGATCAGTTCCATCACGTGATCGACATCGCACCCACGATCTACGAAATCCTAGACATCACGCCACCGAACGTGGTCAATGGCCAGCAGCAAATCAAAATCGATGGCACAAGCCTGGCGTACACCTTCGCAGGCGGCGACGCGGACACGAAGAAGGACGTCCAGTTTTTCGACAACAACGGCAGCCGCGCGATCTACAAAGATGGCTGGATGGCCTGTGCATTTGGGCCTTTCATCCCCTGGAACACACCGGCATCCACCCCCAGGATCGCCAACTGGGATTCGGCCACCGATCCATGGGAACTTTATCACGTCGCCGAAGACTTCTCTCAAGCCAGCGACTTGGCTGCCCAGTACCCCGACAAGCTGGCCGACCTGAAACAAGAATTCCAGCAGCTTGCCAAGGACAACCAGGACTACCCGATCGGCGCAGGATTGTGGCTGCGGCTGCACCCCGAGGATCGGATCAAGACGTCCTATACAAGTTGGAAACTGAACGCCAACACGCGTCGGATGCCCGAGTTCACCGCACCGGGAATCGGACGTCAAAGCAATACGGTCACCATCGAACTGGATGCCCCGGCGAAAGCCAATGGTGTCTTGTACGCGCTAGGCGGATCGGGCGGCGGAGTAACGCTGTACATCGAAGATGGGCACCTGGTCTATCTATACAATATGTTCATCATCGAACAGTACCAATCGCGCAGTGCCGATCCGCTGGCCGCGGGCAAACACACGATTGAAGTCGTCACTGAAATCGACGCTCCCGGCAAATCGGGTGTCGCCACGATCAAGGTCGATGGCAAACAGGTCGGGCAAGCGAAACTAGCCCGCACCGTCCCCGCCGCGTTCTCTGCAAGCGAAACGTTTGACGTCGGTGTGGATCTCGGTTCGACCGTCTCCCTTCGCTATTACGAACAGCGTCCGTTCCCGTTTGATGGAACGATCAACAGCCTGAAAGTTGAATTGAAGTAA